A stretch of Caldisericum sp. DNA encodes these proteins:
- a CDS encoding acetyl-CoA carboxylase carboxyltransferase subunit alpha yields MKFLSFEQELEKIYLAMQRNPGDEQLKRMFDEKLKEIYSNLQPYEVVEIARHPERPHTEDYISNIITDFVELHGDRYFGDDPAMITGIGRLNETVVGVIGHRKGKNLKEQLEAHFGMANPEGYRKALRVVRLASEKFNAPIISFLDTPGANPTEEAEERGVAHAIATNLMEFFNIPTPIVVVVIGEGGSGGALGIGVGDRILMLKYAIYSVISPEGCASILFGNASKAKEAAISLKLTSEELLKLKVIDKIIEEPIGGAHRFKEITMRNVKEAISNTLEELTKIKREDLLKMRKEKFLKMGVYDEKQKYQ; encoded by the coding sequence ATGAAATTTCTTTCTTTCGAACAAGAACTTGAAAAGATTTATCTTGCTATGCAAAGAAACCCTGGGGACGAACAACTGAAGCGGATGTTCGATGAAAAACTAAAAGAAATCTACTCTAATCTTCAACCTTATGAAGTCGTTGAGATTGCAAGACATCCAGAGCGTCCCCATACAGAAGATTACATCTCAAACATTATTACAGATTTTGTAGAACTTCATGGAGATAGATATTTTGGTGATGACCCCGCAATGATTACAGGTATTGGTAGATTAAATGAAACTGTTGTTGGTGTGATAGGGCACAGAAAAGGAAAGAATCTTAAAGAACAATTGGAAGCACATTTTGGGATGGCAAATCCTGAAGGTTATAGAAAGGCTTTAAGAGTTGTAAGGCTTGCAAGTGAGAAATTTAATGCTCCAATCATTTCATTTCTTGACACACCTGGTGCAAATCCAACAGAAGAGGCTGAGGAGAGAGGTGTAGCGCATGCTATTGCAACAAACCTTATGGAATTTTTCAACATACCCACTCCTATCGTAGTTGTTGTGATAGGGGAAGGTGGTTCGGGTGGTGCTCTTGGCATAGGAGTGGGGGATAGAATTCTTATGCTGAAGTATGCAATATATTCAGTTATCTCGCCAGAGGGATGTGCTTCAATTTTGTTCGGAAATGCAAGTAAAGCAAAAGAAGCAGCAATCTCTCTAAAACTTACATCAGAGGAACTTCTAAAACTAAAAGTAATCGATAAAATTATTGAAGAGCCAATTGGGGGAGCACACAGATTTAAAGAAATTACCATGAGAAATGTTAAAGAAGCAATTTCTAACACTCTTGAAGAACTTACAAAAATAAAACGAGAAGACTTGCTTAAGATGAGAAAAGAAAAATTCCTTAAAATGGGGGTTTACGATGAAAAACAAAAATATCAGTGA
- a CDS encoding acetyl-CoA carboxylase carboxyltransferase subunit beta, with amino-acid sequence MKKIVKVITEEEAKNQWIRCNSCRRLIYYEELKENLKVCPYCGYHFRLTARERIESLIDTGTFIEMFKEITSSDPLQFVDKEPYKKKIEEIEASGGYSSSIITGRGKIGNIDVAVGVLAFEYVGGSLGSAMGEKLTRLIYYSIDEKLPLIIISSSGGARMQEGILSLMQMAKISGALSDYKKNGRLYISILTNPTYGGTTASFAMLGDIIIAESKAMIGFAGPRVIEQTTKKRLKDDFQTAEFLLAHGFVDIVTDRRFLKSEIERILRYLP; translated from the coding sequence ATGAAAAAAATAGTAAAAGTTATAACCGAGGAAGAAGCAAAGAACCAGTGGATTAGGTGCAATAGCTGCAGACGCCTTATTTATTATGAAGAGTTAAAAGAAAACTTAAAAGTTTGTCCCTATTGCGGATACCACTTTAGGCTTACTGCAAGGGAGCGAATTGAATCTTTAATTGATACTGGGACTTTTATTGAAATGTTTAAAGAGATTACTTCGAGTGATCCGCTTCAATTTGTAGACAAGGAACCTTATAAGAAAAAAATCGAAGAAATAGAGGCAAGCGGGGGATATAGCTCTTCTATTATAACTGGCAGAGGAAAAATAGGCAATATAGATGTTGCAGTAGGAGTTCTCGCTTTTGAATATGTAGGAGGAAGTTTAGGAAGTGCAATGGGTGAAAAATTAACTCGTCTTATATATTACTCTATTGACGAAAAACTACCTTTGATTATCATTTCTTCTTCGGGTGGGGCAAGAATGCAGGAAGGAATATTATCATTAATGCAAATGGCAAAAATAAGTGGAGCTTTATCTGATTACAAGAAAAACGGGCGACTTTACATATCTATCCTTACTAATCCTACCTATGGTGGGACTACTGCAAGTTTTGCAATGCTTGGAGATATTATAATAGCGGAATCGAAGGCAATGATCGGTTTTGCAGGTCCAAGAGTAATAGAGCAAACTACTAAGAAAAGGCTAAAAGATGATTTCCAGACAGCAGAATTTTTACTTGCTCATGGCTTTGTAGATATAGTTACTGACAGAAGATTTTTAAAAAGTGAAATAGAAAGGATCTTGAGGTATCTTCCATGA